From one Cyanobacterium stanieri PCC 7202 genomic stretch:
- a CDS encoding transcriptional regulator, BolA protein family (PFAM: BolA-like protein~COGs: COG5007 transcriptional regulator BolA superfamily protein~InterPro IPR002634~KEGG: cyt:cce_1811 putative BolA-like protein~PFAM: BolA family protein~SPTR: Putative uncharacterized protein), with protein sequence MVSLEQVKQMIQSQLPDAEVVVRDLTGGGDHLEAIVVSKEFEGKTRVKQHQLVYGALNSQLQSEAIHALALKTFTPEAWATASR encoded by the coding sequence ATGGTCAGTTTGGAACAAGTCAAACAAATGATTCAGTCTCAACTACCTGATGCGGAGGTTGTAGTTAGGGATTTGACAGGGGGAGGAGATCATTTAGAGGCGATCGTTGTTTCTAAAGAATTTGAAGGAAAAACTAGGGTAAAACAACATCAATTAGTTTATGGTGCTTTAAATTCTCAATTACAATCTGAAGCAATCCATGCCCTCGCCCTCAAAACCTTTACCCCAGAAGCATGGGCCACTGCTAGTAGATAA
- a CDS encoding GAF domain protein (PFAM: GAF domain~InterPro IPR005467:IPR003018~KEGG: cyh:Cyan8802_0991 GAF sensor signal transduction histidine kinase~PFAM: GAF domain protein~SMART: GAF domain protein~SPTR: Sensor protein), with translation MLTPLFCHWHNESSEIRKNRHQKAIARLGLHENKVIPVFDEATQISAHILQSPICILGILDGENYYFKSGFGFANFGLNSDLIRDRKISRDDSFATHIIDSKKPLQIENTTQDSFFFDNVLVQHHQVKSYLGVPLITADGECVGCLEVFDLQSRQFSDYQLEFLILTARWCMAEYERDFLANQVKQKQESTEYNFSSTISDVEILATDVGKKNINYSKNLSIKLINKLIEKISVPLTSVIGMSSVLKQGIYGKVNAKQLEYLNIVYDSGQEITTLLDEIVSLGAIEDKKTLDLTIVDIEILGEQIINSLQMSAQNKECSLRLSVEPGEKVWYLDREKIKQTIYYLLTTIIETARPGGNIQVHISQKQAHIKITMLVKHPWLGDGIPYEKTESYIQAIQQYYDMDINQVSEEEIKSYLSDISKYSYDLTTLLFSCYLTDLQQGDIKLQGTSELGYRFQVSIPAQPHHS, from the coding sequence ATGCTGACACCCCTATTCTGTCATTGGCATAACGAATCATCAGAGATCAGAAAAAATCGTCATCAAAAGGCGATCGCACGGCTTGGGCTACATGAAAATAAGGTCATCCCTGTTTTTGATGAAGCCACACAAATCTCTGCCCATATACTACAATCCCCCATCTGTATTCTTGGTATTTTGGATGGGGAAAATTATTATTTCAAATCAGGGTTTGGTTTTGCTAATTTTGGCTTGAATAGTGATTTAATTCGAGATCGAAAAATATCTCGGGATGATTCCTTTGCGACTCATATCATCGACAGCAAAAAACCCCTACAAATCGAAAATACTACTCAGGATTCTTTTTTTTTCGATAACGTATTAGTGCAACACCACCAAGTAAAATCCTATCTGGGGGTGCCTTTAATCACCGCAGATGGGGAATGTGTTGGTTGTTTGGAGGTTTTTGATTTACAATCCCGTCAGTTTTCTGATTATCAGCTAGAATTTCTGATCCTCACTGCCCGTTGGTGTATGGCAGAATATGAGAGAGATTTTCTAGCTAATCAAGTAAAACAAAAGCAAGAATCTACGGAGTATAATTTCAGCAGTACCATTTCTGACGTAGAAATTTTAGCCACCGATGTAGGCAAGAAAAATATTAACTATTCCAAGAATCTGAGTATCAAGTTAATTAACAAATTAATTGAAAAAATTTCTGTTCCCCTAACCTCTGTCATTGGTATGTCCAGCGTTTTAAAACAGGGCATCTATGGCAAAGTTAATGCAAAACAATTAGAATATCTGAATATTGTCTATGATAGTGGTCAAGAAATCACTACCCTTTTAGATGAAATTGTTAGTCTAGGGGCGATCGAAGACAAAAAAACCTTAGATTTAACCATAGTAGACATCGAAATATTAGGAGAACAAATAATCAACTCCCTACAAATGTCCGCCCAAAATAAAGAATGTTCCCTAAGATTATCTGTCGAACCGGGAGAAAAAGTCTGGTACTTGGATAGGGAAAAAATCAAACAAACTATTTATTATCTCTTGACTACCATCATTGAAACCGCCAGGCCAGGAGGCAATATCCAAGTACATATATCCCAAAAACAAGCCCATATCAAAATTACCATGCTTGTCAAACATCCTTGGCTAGGAGATGGCATTCCCTATGAAAAAACAGAAAGTTATATCCAAGCTATTCAACAATACTATGACATGGATATTAATCAGGTGTCGGAAGAAGAAATAAAGTCATATCTAAGTGACATTAGCAAATACAGTTATGACCTTACCACCTTACTATTTAGCTGCTACCTCACAGACTTACAACAAGGAGACATTAAATTACAAGGTACATCTGAATTAGGTTATCGTTTCCAAGTTAGTATTCCAGCCCAACCTCATCATTCCTAA
- a CDS encoding glutaredoxin-like protein (PFAM: Glutaredoxin~TIGRFAM: monothiol glutaredoxin, Grx4 family~COGs: COG0278 Glutaredoxin-related protein~InterPro IPR002109:IPR004480:IPR014434~KEGG: glutaredoxin-like protein~PFAM: glutaredoxin~SPTR: Glutaredoxin-like protein;~TIGRFAM: glutaredoxin-like protein) has product MTPELKQRIDEIIQSAPIVVFMKGNKLMPQCGFSNNVVQILNTLGVPFETFDVLADYDVRQGIKEYSSWPTIPQVYVNGEFVGGSDILIELYQTGELQQMIEVALAS; this is encoded by the coding sequence ATGACACCTGAACTAAAGCAACGTATTGACGAAATTATCCAAAGTGCTCCCATTGTGGTTTTTATGAAAGGTAATAAATTAATGCCTCAATGTGGTTTTTCTAATAATGTGGTACAAATTTTAAATACTTTGGGTGTACCTTTTGAAACTTTTGATGTTTTGGCTGACTATGATGTTCGTCAGGGTATTAAAGAATATTCTAGTTGGCCTACTATTCCCCAAGTATATGTCAATGGTGAGTTTGTAGGGGGTAGTGATATTTTAATTGAACTTTACCAAACTGGTGAATTGCAACAAATGATTGAAGTTGCTTTGGCATCATAA
- a CDS encoding transaldolase (PFAM: Transaldolase~TIGRFAM: transaldolase~COGs: COG0176 Transaldolase~InterProIPR018249:IPR018247:IPR018225:IPR001585:IPR 018248:IPR004730:IPR002048~KEGG: mar:MAE_43370 transaldolase/EF-hand domain-containing protein~PFAM: Transaldolase; EF-Hand, Calmodulin~SPTR: Transaldolase;~TIGRFAM: transaldolase), whose product MTNLLEQLRQYTIVVADTGDIGAIEKFTPRDTTTNPSLITTAAQMSEYQSIVDDTLVKARQELGEKAPVEEVIKLAIDWLAVSFGTKILEIVPGRVSTEVDARLSYDTEATIAKARYLISLYEKAGIDRERVLIKIASTWEGIKAAEILEKEGIHCNLTLLFGFHQAVACAEAGVTLISPFVGRILDWYKKNTGKDYTGADDPGVQSVTQIYNYYKKFGYKTEVMGASFRNISEITELAGCDLLTISPQLLQTLKNTEEELPRKLCPEVAASMDIEKISVDKATFDEMHDKDIMANDKLDEGIKGFTKALETLENLLTARLARIEGNDTLNHAIEDIFHVYDLDGDGFISREEWAGADAVFDAMDINHDGKISPDEMASSLGAVVYLAKAS is encoded by the coding sequence ATGACTAATTTATTAGAACAATTACGTCAATATACCATCGTGGTAGCTGATACTGGAGATATAGGGGCGATCGAAAAATTCACCCCCAGAGATACCACCACCAATCCCTCTCTGATTACCACCGCTGCCCAGATGTCAGAATATCAAAGCATCGTGGATGACACCCTTGTCAAAGCCAGACAGGAATTAGGAGAAAAAGCCCCCGTCGAAGAAGTTATAAAACTCGCCATCGACTGGTTAGCCGTATCCTTCGGTACCAAAATTTTAGAAATTGTACCGGGTAGAGTATCCACCGAAGTTGATGCCCGTCTCTCCTACGACACCGAGGCAACCATTGCCAAAGCCCGTTATCTAATTTCCCTCTATGAAAAAGCAGGAATTGATAGGGAGCGAGTATTAATTAAAATTGCTTCCACTTGGGAAGGTATCAAAGCCGCTGAAATTCTCGAAAAAGAAGGAATCCATTGCAATTTAACTCTCTTATTCGGTTTTCATCAAGCCGTCGCCTGTGCCGAGGCAGGAGTTACCCTCATTTCTCCTTTTGTAGGTAGGATTCTCGATTGGTATAAGAAAAACACGGGTAAAGACTATACAGGGGCAGATGATCCGGGGGTACAGTCTGTTACTCAAATATATAACTATTATAAAAAATTTGGTTATAAAACCGAGGTAATGGGAGCTAGTTTCCGTAATATTAGCGAGATTACTGAGTTAGCAGGATGTGATTTGCTGACTATCTCTCCCCAACTGTTACAAACTCTCAAAAATACCGAGGAAGAGTTACCCAGAAAACTATGTCCTGAAGTTGCCGCTTCTATGGATATAGAGAAAATTAGTGTTGATAAGGCCACCTTTGACGAAATGCACGATAAAGATATTATGGCAAACGACAAACTAGACGAAGGTATCAAAGGATTTACCAAAGCCCTCGAAACCCTTGAAAATCTGCTTACCGCTCGTTTAGCCAGAATTGAGGGTAATGATACCCTAAACCATGCGATCGAAGATATATTCCACGTCTATGATTTAGATGGCGATGGTTTCATCAGTAGAGAAGAATGGGCTGGTGCTGATGCCGTATTTGATGCCATGGATATTAACCATGATGGTAAAATCTCTCCTGACGAGATGGCTTCTAGCCTTGGGGCAGTAGTTTATCTCGCCAAAGCCAGTTAA
- a CDS encoding hypothetical protein (KEGG: npu:Npun_R5491 hypothetical protein~SPTR: Putative uncharacterized protein), with the protein MLKTITGIYQQGKINISQYPENIKEGTQVIITFLESNQIDLESRGINKQEAQNIRENLSIFEDDWTKEEMNIYDDYEQHKANLE; encoded by the coding sequence ATGTTAAAAACAATCACAGGAATTTATCAACAAGGAAAAATTAATATCAGTCAATATCCTGAAAATATAAAAGAAGGAACACAAGTTATAATTACCTTTCTTGAGTCCAATCAAATAGACTTAGAGTCTAGGGGAATTAATAAACAAGAAGCTCAAAATATTAGAGAGAATTTATCCATCTTTGAAGATGACTGGACGAAGGAAGAAATGAATATTTATGATGACTATGAACAACACAAAGCTAATCTTGAATAG
- a CDS encoding fatty acid desaturase (PFAM: Fatty acid desaturase~COGs: COG3239 Fatty acid desaturase~InterPro IPR005804~KEGG: cyc:PCC7424_2363 fatty acid desaturase~PFAM: fatty acid desaturase~SPTR: Fatty acid desaturase), which yields MQSSASVLRTTIPKEYLKAPDGFNPNVIMFISAILLITLSTCGYFLWGLPGWVCFCANVLALHLSGTVIHDASHNSGHRNRIINAILGHGSALMLGFAFPVFTRVHLQHHANVNDPENDPDHFVSTGGPLWMIAARFFYHEIFFFKRRLWRKYELLEWFLSRLFLFTIVFLGIHYGFIGYVMNYWFVPALVVGIALGLFFDYLPHRPFKETNRWKNARVYPGKILNILILGQNYHLIHHLWPSIPWYKYQSAYYAAKPILDAKGCDQSLDLMNGKNFGSFLYDLFLGIRFHGKH from the coding sequence ATGCAGTCGTCCGCATCTGTATTGAGAACAACAATACCAAAAGAATATTTAAAAGCACCTGATGGCTTTAATCCTAATGTCATCATGTTCATCAGTGCAATATTATTAATTACTCTCTCCACTTGTGGTTATTTTTTATGGGGATTGCCGGGCTGGGTTTGTTTTTGTGCCAACGTTTTAGCCTTGCATCTTTCAGGCACAGTAATCCATGATGCCTCCCACAATAGTGGACACCGCAATCGTATTATAAATGCAATTTTGGGTCATGGCAGCGCTTTGATGTTGGGCTTTGCTTTTCCTGTGTTTACAAGGGTACATTTACAACACCATGCTAATGTGAATGATCCTGAGAATGATCCTGATCATTTTGTTTCCACAGGGGGGCCTTTGTGGATGATTGCCGCTAGGTTTTTCTACCATGAGATATTTTTCTTTAAACGCAGATTATGGCGTAAATATGAGCTTCTGGAGTGGTTCTTGAGTCGTTTATTTTTATTTACTATTGTTTTCCTCGGAATTCACTATGGTTTTATTGGCTATGTAATGAATTACTGGTTTGTACCGGCTTTAGTGGTGGGTATTGCATTAGGACTATTTTTTGATTATTTACCCCATCGTCCTTTTAAGGAAACTAACAGATGGAAAAATGCTAGGGTATATCCTGGCAAGATATTAAATATTTTAATTTTGGGGCAGAATTATCATTTAATTCATCATCTTTGGCCTTCTATTCCTTGGTATAAATATCAGTCTGCCTATTATGCGGCGAAACCTATTTTAGATGCAAAAGGCTGTGATCAATCTTTGGATTTGATGAATGGTAAAAATTTTGGTAGTTTTCTTTATGACCTTTTCCTTGGTATTCGTTTTCACGGGAAACACTAG
- a CDS encoding hypothetical protein (PFAM: Protein of unknown function (DUF2930)~KEGG: syn:slr0948 hypothetical protein~SPTR: Slr0948 protein) produces MVEKKKSSENKLLKNLPLIAGILGGTLLMINRLVTPTLLDSQARSDALGIILCAMLLLTSILARQIQPEPPQSVSLQGQEGFELLDELPDNLKTELAWASHLILSNTVTKSIVVYYQQKTLLRRGILGEKKDIKVGQIVERVMKTQKPVYLVDLKHYPGKVEFDYFPENIQGLICLPLNDGGVMMVASNIPRSYTKQDENWIQGISAKIALSLKDLISF; encoded by the coding sequence ATGGTAGAAAAAAAAAAGTCATCAGAAAATAAACTCTTAAAAAATTTACCCCTCATAGCTGGAATTTTGGGGGGAACTTTATTGATGATCAATCGCCTAGTTACCCCTACTTTGCTAGACTCTCAGGCTCGTTCCGATGCCCTAGGAATCATTTTATGTGCCATGTTGCTCCTTACCAGTATTTTGGCACGACAAATCCAACCAGAACCTCCTCAAAGTGTTAGTTTACAAGGACAGGAAGGTTTTGAATTGTTAGACGAATTACCCGATAATTTAAAAACCGAATTGGCTTGGGCTAGTCATTTAATTTTGAGTAATACAGTTACTAAATCCATTGTTGTTTATTATCAACAAAAAACTCTGTTAAGAAGGGGGATTTTAGGAGAAAAAAAAGATATTAAAGTAGGGCAAATTGTGGAAAGAGTCATGAAAACTCAAAAGCCTGTTTATCTTGTGGATTTGAAACATTACCCAGGTAAGGTGGAGTTTGATTATTTTCCCGAAAATATACAGGGTTTAATTTGTTTACCTTTAAATGATGGGGGGGTGATGATGGTGGCGAGTAATATTCCCCGTAGTTATACAAAACAGGACGAAAACTGGATTCAGGGTATTAGTGCAAAAATAGCTCTGAGTCTTAAAGATTTAATATCTTTTTAA
- a CDS encoding two component transcriptional regulator, winged helix family (PFAM: Response regulator receiver domain; Transcriptional regulatory protein, C terminal~COGs: COG0745 Response regulators consisting of a CheY-like receiver domain and a winged-helix DNA-binding domain~InterPro IPR001789:IPR001867~KEGG: cyh:Cyan8802_2353 two component transcriptional regulator, winged helix family~PFAM: response regulator receiver; transcriptional regulator domain-containing protein~SMART: response regulator receiver~SPTR: Two component transcriptional regulator, winged helix family), translating into MDTQKERILVVDDEASIRRILETRLSMIGYDVVTAADGEDAIATFHETQPDLVVLDVMMPKLDGYGVCQELRKESDIPIIMLTALGDVADRITGLELGADDYVVKPFSPKELEARIRSVLRRVDKDGVAGIPSSGVISVNAIRIDTNKRQVYKGDQRIRLTGMEFSLLELLVSKSGEAFSRSEILQEVWGYTPERHVDTRVVDVHVSRLRAKLEEDPSNPELILTARGTGYLFQRILEPGEKRASASN; encoded by the coding sequence TTGGATACACAGAAAGAAAGAATTTTAGTTGTTGATGATGAAGCTAGTATTAGACGTATTCTCGAAACTCGTCTATCAATGATTGGTTATGATGTGGTGACTGCTGCTGACGGTGAAGATGCGATCGCCACTTTTCACGAAACCCAACCTGACTTGGTGGTATTAGACGTTATGATGCCCAAATTAGACGGTTATGGAGTCTGTCAAGAGTTACGCAAAGAATCAGACATCCCCATCATCATGTTAACTGCTTTAGGAGATGTGGCAGATAGAATCACAGGTTTAGAATTGGGTGCTGATGACTATGTGGTCAAACCTTTTTCTCCCAAGGAATTAGAGGCAAGAATTCGCTCTGTATTGAGAAGGGTTGACAAGGATGGAGTGGCTGGTATCCCAAGTTCAGGAGTCATTTCTGTCAATGCTATTCGTATCGATACCAACAAAAGACAAGTCTATAAAGGAGATCAACGGATTCGCCTTACAGGCATGGAGTTCAGCCTTTTAGAGCTCTTGGTGAGTAAATCTGGGGAAGCCTTTTCTCGTTCGGAAATTTTACAAGAAGTATGGGGTTATACTCCTGAGCGTCATGTGGATACTAGGGTGGTTGATGTTCACGTTTCCCGTCTTCGTGCCAAACTAGAAGAAGATCCCAGCAATCCTGAATTAATTTTGACTGCTAGGGGTACGGGATATTTATTTCAACGTATTTTAGAACCGGGAGAAAAAAGAGCATCTGCGAGTAATTAA
- a CDS encoding copper-translocating P-type ATPase (PFAM: E1-E2 ATPase; Heavy-metal-associated domain; haloacid dehalogenase-like hydrolase~TIGRFAM: copper-(or silver)-translocating P-type ATPase; heavy metal translocating P-type ATPase; ATPase, P-type (transporting), HAD superfamily, subfamily IC; heavy metal-(Cd/Co/Hg/Pb/Zn)-translocating P-type ATPase~COGs: COG2217 Cation transport ATPase~InterProIPR006121:IPR018303:IPR017969:IPR008250:IPR 005834:IPR006403:IPR006416:IPR001757:IPR001756~KEGG: cyt:cce_1917 cation-transporting ATPase~PFAM: E1-E2 ATPase-associated domain protein; Heavy metal transport/detoxification protein; Haloacid dehalogenase domain protein hydrolase~SPTR: Cation-transporting ATPase;~TIGRFAM: copper-translocating P-type ATPase; heavy metal translocating P-type ATPase; ATPase, P-type (transporting), HAD superfamily, subfamily IC), with product MVTQEKETLKLEGMGCAACASKIESSINKVLGVEECMVNFAIAEATVKYNSQQTTVKNIIKAVQDAGYQAFVLPPEGINPEQEAIAHQRHEKILLNRLIIGIILSVILMISSLPMMTGLEIPFIPMWFQSPLLQLVLATPVLFLCGQSFWQGAIASIRHGSATMDTLVSLGTGAAYFYSLFVTFFPEIIEREGIHAMVYYETAAVIITLLLLGRLLEHRAKRQTSEAITQLLQLGAKTARVIKDGKEQDIPIEDVQLNDIILVRPGEKIPVDGIITQGESSIDESMVTGESEPVRRNLGQEVIGATINKTGSFQFQATRVGKDTVLAQIVELVKQAQGSKAPIQKLADQITSWFVPVVIVIAIITLLGWWLIGGNFTFALIASVTVLIIACPCALGLATPTSIMVGTGLGAKQGILIKDAGSLELAHRIKTIVLDKTGTLTEGKPVVTDFITLKGSAFEQNILRLVATLEKNSEHPLAEAIVAYAKKQEISLDDGVTDFEAVSGCGVQGFIDGYFVQVGTQKWFEELGIDTVKLENIIPEEIFTKTNAWIAMDQEIEGLMALSDALKESSREAVQQLQRQGLEVIMLTGDNQRTAEKIASEVGIRRFFAQVRPEDKTDKIREIQEKTGHLVAMVGDGINDAPALAQADVGFAIGTGTDVAIASSDITLISGDLKTIVNAIALSRATMTNIKQNLFFAYIYNVIGIPVAAGVFYPFFGLLLNPIIAGAAMAFSSVSVVTNALRLRKTKGFS from the coding sequence ATGGTTACACAGGAAAAAGAAACTCTAAAATTAGAGGGCATGGGGTGCGCCGCCTGTGCCAGTAAAATTGAAAGTTCTATTAATAAGGTGCTGGGGGTAGAGGAATGTATGGTAAATTTTGCCATTGCGGAAGCGACGGTGAAATATAACTCTCAACAAACCACCGTGAAAAATATCATCAAAGCCGTGCAAGATGCAGGTTATCAAGCCTTTGTTTTGCCCCCCGAAGGCATAAATCCCGAACAAGAGGCGATCGCCCATCAACGTCACGAAAAGATATTATTAAATAGGTTAATTATCGGGATAATTCTCAGCGTTATTTTGATGATTTCATCCTTACCCATGATGACAGGGTTAGAGATACCATTTATCCCCATGTGGTTCCAAAGCCCCTTATTACAGCTAGTTTTAGCCACTCCTGTGTTATTCCTGTGTGGACAATCCTTTTGGCAAGGTGCGATCGCCTCTATTCGCCATGGTAGCGCTACCATGGACACCCTTGTTTCCCTTGGTACAGGGGCCGCCTACTTTTATTCCCTCTTTGTTACCTTCTTTCCAGAAATAATTGAAAGAGAAGGTATCCATGCCATGGTTTACTACGAAACCGCCGCCGTCATCATTACCCTATTATTACTCGGTAGACTACTCGAACATCGAGCCAAAAGACAGACATCCGAAGCCATTACCCAACTATTACAACTAGGGGCAAAAACCGCTCGGGTAATCAAAGACGGAAAAGAGCAAGACATTCCCATCGAGGACGTACAACTAAACGATATTATTTTAGTACGTCCGGGAGAAAAGATACCCGTAGATGGCATCATCACTCAAGGAGAATCCTCCATCGATGAAAGCATGGTAACAGGGGAATCTGAACCCGTGCGCCGTAACCTAGGGCAAGAAGTCATCGGTGCCACCATCAACAAAACAGGTAGTTTTCAATTCCAAGCCACGAGGGTGGGCAAAGATACCGTTTTAGCTCAAATTGTCGAACTGGTAAAACAAGCCCAAGGCAGTAAAGCACCCATCCAAAAATTAGCTGATCAAATTACGTCATGGTTTGTGCCAGTGGTGATTGTCATTGCGATTATAACCCTTTTGGGATGGTGGTTGATAGGGGGTAACTTCACCTTTGCCCTCATCGCCTCGGTTACTGTATTAATTATCGCTTGTCCCTGCGCCCTTGGTTTAGCCACTCCCACATCTATCATGGTAGGCACGGGATTGGGGGCAAAACAGGGTATTTTGATTAAGGATGCAGGTAGTTTGGAGTTAGCCCACCGTATCAAAACCATTGTCCTTGATAAAACAGGTACTTTAACGGAAGGAAAGCCCGTAGTTACAGATTTTATCACCCTCAAGGGTAGTGCTTTTGAACAAAATATATTGCGTTTGGTGGCAACCCTCGAGAAAAATTCGGAACATCCTTTGGCAGAAGCCATCGTCGCATATGCTAAAAAACAAGAAATTAGTCTTGATGATGGGGTGACTGATTTTGAAGCGGTGTCAGGGTGTGGAGTGCAAGGTTTTATTGATGGTTATTTTGTGCAAGTGGGTACACAAAAATGGTTTGAGGAGTTGGGTATTGATACGGTTAAGTTAGAAAATATCATCCCCGAGGAGATATTTACGAAAACCAATGCTTGGATAGCTATGGATCAAGAAATTGAGGGATTAATGGCGCTCTCTGATGCCCTCAAAGAAAGTTCTCGGGAGGCGGTGCAACAACTACAAAGGCAGGGTTTAGAGGTGATTATGTTAACGGGGGATAATCAACGCACCGCAGAAAAGATCGCCTCAGAGGTGGGTATTCGTCGTTTCTTTGCCCAAGTGCGTCCCGAGGATAAAACTGACAAAATTCGGGAAATACAGGAGAAAACAGGGCATCTGGTGGCGATGGTGGGGGATGGCATCAATGATGCTCCTGCCCTAGCTCAGGCGGATGTAGGCTTTGCCATTGGTACGGGAACAGATGTGGCGATCGCCTCTAGTGATATAACTTTAATCTCAGGAGATCTAAAAACCATTGTAAATGCGATCGCCCTTAGTCGAGCTACCATGACCAACATCAAGCAAAACCTCTTTTTTGCTTACATCTATAACGTAATCGGGATTCCCGTCGCCGCAGGGGTATTTTATCCCTTCTTCGGACTACTTTTAAACCCCATCATCGCAGGTGCCGCCATGGCATTTAGTTCAGTTTCTGTGGTGACAAACGCCCTCAGATTGCGTAAAACTAAAGGTTTTAGTTAA
- a CDS encoding hypothetical protein (KEGG: cyh:Cyan8802_2727 hypothetical protein~SPTR: Putative uncharacterized protein) codes for MLKKSLTTIFAFSALCLTSSSVAFAQNNLEAEIEGGENIIAPISQTETLLSLEGGERLMREAQQAVNQGNYDLAETKLQQARRVFNQLSNFYLQLADSFSGIDNTITSSQRSGALRTATLRDEATYQLALVHRAQNKPELSVPLLIQIIRSQNPTSELGQKSYQQLYEIGFVQTPFEGRRR; via the coding sequence ATGTTAAAAAAATCTTTAACTACAATTTTCGCTTTTTCGGCTCTTTGCTTAACATCTTCTAGTGTGGCGTTTGCCCAAAATAATTTGGAGGCGGAGATTGAGGGGGGAGAAAATATTATCGCCCCCATTAGTCAGACTGAAACTCTTTTGAGCCTTGAGGGGGGAGAAAGATTGATGAGGGAAGCCCAACAAGCGGTTAATCAAGGAAATTATGACCTGGCTGAAACTAAGTTACAACAAGCTCGTAGAGTTTTTAATCAGTTGTCTAATTTCTATTTACAATTAGCTGACAGTTTTTCTGGTATAGATAATACTATCACTAGCTCTCAGAGATCTGGCGCTTTACGTACTGCTACCCTACGGGATGAGGCTACTTATCAATTGGCTTTGGTTCATAGGGCGCAAAACAAACCTGAGTTGTCTGTGCCTTTGTTAATTCAGATTATTCGCTCTCAAAATCCTACCAGTGAGTTAGGGCAAAAGTCTTATCAACAGTTATACGAAATTGGTTTTGTACAAACTCCTTTTGAAGGTCGTCGTCGTTAG